A genome region from Oncorhynchus masou masou isolate Uvic2021 chromosome 14, UVic_Omas_1.1, whole genome shotgun sequence includes the following:
- the si:ch211-76l23.4 gene encoding uncharacterized protein si:ch211-76l23.4, whose amino-acid sequence MVPKQGMTLLLLLLVVATAAVMGQRSQRRPATTDEWNYKAGSEKVNMRGVSNLTQVLDNWRFDILTEMKTLLQNDHQSLLPDYARIQPLSEALNDLYKEFNSLKAHLGDLTEKFVAIETFIDEVKTERANGGTLAPASNPNPASNPVPARRRVVKKKAPAS is encoded by the exons ATGGTACCCAAGCAAGGCAtgacgctgctgctgctgctcctggtCGTCGCCACGGCAGCGGTGATGGGACAGAGGAGCCAGCGTCGCCCGGCAACCACAGACGAATGGAACTACAAGGCTGGCT CGGAGAAGGTGAACATGCGTGGGGTGTCCAACCTCACCCAGGTTCTGGACAACTGGAGGTTTGACATCCTCACTGAGATGAAGACACTGCTCCAGAATGACCACCAGTCACTACTGCCAGACTACGCcag gatcCAGCCCCTGTCTGAGGCTCTGAATGACCTTTACAAGGAGTTCAACTCTCTCAAGGCCCACCTTGGTGATCTCACAGAGAAATTCGTCGCCATAGAAACCTTCATCGACGAGGTCAAGACTGAGCGGGCCAATGGTGGTACCTTGGCCCCCGCCTCCAACCCAAACCCCGCCTCCAACCCAGTGCCAGCTAGGAGGAGAGTGGTCAAAAAGAAAGCTCCCGCCTCTTAA